A DNA window from Elusimicrobiota bacterium contains the following coding sequences:
- the rimO gene encoding 30S ribosomal protein S12 methylthiotransferase RimO yields MTRGRVAFVVLGCAKNQVEAESMSSRLAREGWEMTADLPNASVIVVHTCGFLESARKEAADTLAGIRKAAPRSFLVMTGCFAQYLNGKSWPGVDALLGTGQFHRLPDVIDEKRRLKKGLPGGAAAATDRGPNGYHDAALPRPLRPGQQSAYLRLSEGCNHRCTFCVIPQLRGNLKSRPAADILAEGRGLVDRGVRELVLISQDTTDYGRDLPHFGLTDLLQDFRRWPDLTWLRLLYAYPSEVNDRLIDLLAEEPKLCGYLDMPLQHIADAVLKAMAREGGERATRTLLDRLLKRVPALALRTTFIVGFPGETETDFRKAESLVASGVFEHVGVFPYSFESRSPSAHLPGQVPAEVVSERWQRLLDAHRKVKTAKDKARVGSDIEVLVEWDPDGQPTARARHQAPEVDGGVLLDRWPAPGFHRARVTGVRDIHLTARTLSAPAQRIAPARPKSKPRAGAPR; encoded by the coding sequence GTGACGCGCGGCCGGGTGGCTTTCGTCGTTCTTGGCTGCGCCAAGAATCAGGTGGAAGCCGAAAGCATGTCGTCGCGCCTGGCCCGAGAGGGCTGGGAAATGACGGCGGACCTGCCCAACGCCTCGGTGATCGTCGTTCACACCTGCGGCTTCCTGGAGAGCGCCCGAAAAGAGGCGGCCGACACCTTGGCCGGCATTCGCAAAGCCGCCCCCCGTTCCTTTCTGGTCATGACCGGTTGCTTCGCCCAATACTTGAACGGCAAATCCTGGCCGGGGGTGGACGCGCTTTTGGGCACGGGACAATTCCACCGCCTTCCCGACGTGATCGATGAAAAGCGGCGGCTGAAAAAAGGCCTGCCCGGGGGCGCCGCCGCGGCGACGGACCGGGGTCCCAACGGCTACCACGACGCCGCCCTTCCGCGCCCACTCCGACCCGGACAGCAATCGGCCTACCTGCGCCTTTCCGAAGGGTGCAATCACCGATGCACCTTTTGCGTCATCCCCCAATTGCGCGGCAATCTCAAAAGCCGACCGGCCGCCGACATTCTGGCCGAAGGCCGGGGGTTGGTGGATCGGGGCGTTCGCGAACTGGTATTGATCAGCCAGGACACCACCGACTACGGCCGCGACCTCCCGCATTTTGGACTGACCGATCTGCTCCAGGATTTTCGACGGTGGCCCGACTTGACCTGGCTCCGACTGCTTTACGCCTACCCCTCCGAAGTGAACGACCGCCTCATCGACCTCCTGGCGGAGGAACCCAAACTCTGCGGGTATCTCGACATGCCCCTTCAACACATCGCCGACGCCGTGCTTAAAGCCATGGCGCGGGAGGGGGGGGAACGGGCGACCCGAACCCTTTTGGACCGCCTTCTAAAACGCGTGCCCGCCCTGGCCCTCCGCACGACTTTCATCGTCGGGTTCCCCGGCGAAACCGAAACGGATTTTCGAAAAGCCGAATCCCTCGTGGCCTCGGGCGTCTTTGAGCACGTGGGCGTGTTCCCCTATTCCTTTGAGTCCCGGTCGCCCTCCGCCCACCTGCCGGGACAGGTTCCGGCGGAAGTCGTCAGCGAACGGTGGCAGCGTTTGTTGGACGCCCACCGGAAGGTCAAAACCGCCAAGGACAAGGCCCGCGTCGGGTCCGACATCGAGGTCTTGGTGGAATGGGACCCCGACGGCCAGCCCACGGCCCGGGCGCGGCACCAGGCGCCGGAAGTGGACGGCGGCGTGCTCCTCGACCGATGGCCGGCTCCCGGCTTTCACCGGGCCCGCGTTACCGGCGTTCGGGACATCCATTTAACGGCGCGGACTCTGTCGGCTCCGGCCCAACGAATCGCGCCGGCCCGGCCGAAATCCAAGCCTCGCGCGGGGGCGCCCCGATGA
- a CDS encoding outer membrane lipoprotein carrier protein LolA, with protein MRRSALSLLLVAAAAASLRAQSAEEVVARLQRAETEIQRLQFDYLQTTRIPLTGETVKSKGAALFERPNRFRLEQKSPQPQTVVCDGKDLWFYLPARGQALRDSVDNWARSAGFPQGLSPFRLETTELRAKYDIALETPDPKTPILRLTPRGDRAFPYDLRVWVDLASGLPIKTELSSKSVTATTTVKNFKINVPLSPDAFRFSPPAGTDVIDAPLK; from the coding sequence GTGAGGCGCTCCGCGCTGTCCCTCCTCCTGGTCGCGGCCGCGGCCGCGTCGCTGCGGGCCCAATCCGCCGAGGAGGTCGTGGCCCGGCTCCAACGGGCTGAAACCGAGATCCAGCGGCTCCAATTCGATTATCTTCAAACGACCCGGATCCCGCTCACCGGCGAAACGGTCAAATCCAAAGGCGCCGCTCTCTTCGAACGCCCCAACCGCTTCCGCCTCGAACAAAAATCACCCCAACCGCAAACGGTCGTTTGCGACGGGAAAGACCTCTGGTTTTACCTCCCGGCCCGGGGGCAAGCGCTTCGGGATTCGGTCGACAACTGGGCCCGGTCCGCGGGCTTCCCCCAGGGTCTGTCGCCCTTCCGTCTCGAAACGACGGAACTTCGCGCCAAATACGATATCGCGCTCGAAACGCCCGATCCCAAAACGCCGATTCTCCGGTTGACCCCCCGGGGGGACCGCGCTTTCCCCTACGACCTTCGCGTGTGGGTGGACCTGGCGTCGGGGCTTCCGATCAAAACCGAATTGTCCTCCAAAAGCGTGACCGCGACGACCACCGTTAAAAATTTTAAAATCAATGTCCCTTTGAGCCCCGACGCTTTTCGGTTTTCTCCTCCGGCGGGAACCGACGTGATCGACGCGCCATTGAAATAA
- a CDS encoding helix-turn-helix domain-containing protein — MTDIAPGTIGQSLRNRRLQNNKTIEDVADATRIQAKFLKALEEERWTELPARVFLDGFLVKYAEFLGLDGKDLLRQLRQQLGQTDKPAFTNPEPVPEAAGGGGSLLQIRLPFVMLGVVLVILAGFYFYRSQQERPRPGPLNLNNVNDTQPLPAVLSSSTTAPTLPIVEHTATVRAQNLVWLRVWADNAVKFEGTLNAGETRRWTFQSLFRLRAGNLSRVVMDVDGGAVPTSSSSNPGEVVWPGTNGERATLTLSAPAVRPAARPTATTPVLRSTSPAPVPHE; from the coding sequence ATGACCGACATCGCTCCCGGCACCATCGGCCAGTCGCTACGCAACCGACGGCTGCAGAACAATAAAACCATCGAGGACGTCGCCGACGCGACGCGCATCCAAGCCAAATTCTTAAAAGCCCTGGAGGAAGAACGCTGGACGGAACTGCCCGCCCGGGTGTTCCTGGACGGCTTTCTTGTGAAATACGCCGAATTCCTCGGTCTGGACGGAAAAGACCTCCTCCGCCAATTGCGTCAACAACTGGGCCAGACCGACAAACCGGCTTTCACCAACCCCGAACCCGTCCCGGAGGCCGCCGGCGGCGGCGGTTCCCTCCTTCAAATTCGCCTGCCCTTCGTGATGCTGGGCGTGGTGTTGGTGATTCTGGCGGGTTTCTATTTCTACCGCTCCCAGCAGGAACGGCCGCGCCCGGGCCCGTTGAACCTCAACAACGTCAACGATACCCAGCCCCTCCCCGCGGTTCTCTCGTCGTCGACCACCGCCCCGACCCTCCCCATCGTTGAACACACGGCCACGGTGCGAGCCCAAAATCTGGTGTGGTTGCGGGTGTGGGCCGACAACGCCGTCAAATTCGAAGGCACGTTGAACGCGGGCGAGACCCGGCGATGGACCTTCCAATCCCTGTTTCGGCTGCGCGCCGGCAATCTTTCCCGGGTGGTGATGGACGTGGACGGCGGCGCCGTTCCGACTTCGAGCAGTTCCAATCCCGGCGAAGTGGTCTGGCCGGGGACCAACGGGGAACGCGCCACCCTGACGCTCTCGGCCCCGGCGGTTCGGCCGGCCGCGCGCCCGACCGCAACGACCCCCGTCCTCCGCTCCACCTCCCCCGCGCCGGTCCCCCACGAGTGA
- the pgsA gene encoding CDP-diacylglycerol--glycerol-3-phosphate 3-phosphatidyltransferase — MNLPNKLTVARLASVPFFLLCVSWDNVYARLGALLIFVGAGITDLVDGHIARTRNMVTPLGVFLDPLADKLIITAAFISFIELRDLHIPAWMIVAIVGREFVLTGLRAVAASQGQIMGADDGGKFKTSIQNTAIIAILVALLVASGLERFGGHSIESLYARGGWRGDAARVLDWVPFWMAFGATLFSLVTGVSYLRKHWALLKENP; from the coding sequence ATGAATCTGCCCAACAAACTCACCGTCGCGCGCCTGGCGTCGGTTCCTTTTTTCCTCTTGTGCGTCTCCTGGGACAACGTCTACGCGCGCCTCGGCGCTCTGCTGATCTTCGTCGGCGCCGGCATCACCGATTTGGTCGACGGCCACATTGCCCGAACGCGGAACATGGTCACGCCCTTGGGGGTGTTCCTGGACCCCCTGGCCGACAAACTGATCATCACGGCGGCTTTCATTTCCTTCATCGAACTCCGGGACCTTCACATCCCCGCCTGGATGATCGTCGCCATCGTGGGTCGGGAATTCGTCCTCACCGGCCTGCGGGCCGTGGCCGCCAGCCAGGGGCAAATCATGGGGGCGGACGACGGGGGGAAATTCAAAACCTCGATTCAGAACACGGCCATTATCGCCATTCTGGTCGCCCTCCTGGTCGCCTCCGGACTGGAGCGCTTCGGGGGGCATTCCATTGAAAGTCTTTATGCCCGGGGCGGTTGGCGCGGGGACGCGGCCCGCGTCCTGGATTGGGTTCCTTTCTGGATGGCCTTCGGCGCCACGCTCTTTTCGCTGGTCACGGGTGTGAGCTACCTGCGCAAACATTGGGCCTTGTTGAAGGAAAATCCGTGA
- a CDS encoding tyrosine recombinase XerD — protein sequence MPEEAAALPPFLQEFLDHLRVERKLAANTLAAYGADLKAYFRYLNEHRLPLEAVNAETLAEFLWARRTEGLKAASLLRLAGALKQFHRYLKREGHTDRDPTATLTGPKKPERLPNVLTEEEVRRLLSHTPSPLRFGDRRFRAMLELLYATGLRVSEMVSLKRDQVDLEVGYVRAWGKGGKERVVPMNRRAIGALQGLLSERPVGPGGFLFAHPSGRPLTRVSFWQHLRRWAAAAGVHRPLSPHVLRHSFATHLLANGADLRSVQEMLGHADISTTQIYTHVDREALKRAHRQFHPRP from the coding sequence TTGCCCGAAGAAGCCGCGGCGCTCCCGCCGTTTCTTCAAGAGTTCCTCGACCACCTGCGGGTCGAGCGGAAGCTGGCGGCCAACACCCTGGCCGCCTACGGGGCCGATCTGAAGGCCTATTTTCGGTATTTGAACGAACACCGCCTTCCTTTGGAGGCGGTCAACGCCGAAACCCTGGCCGAATTCCTTTGGGCGCGCCGGACCGAAGGACTTAAAGCGGCCAGCCTCTTGCGCCTGGCCGGCGCCCTGAAACAATTCCACCGCTATCTGAAGCGGGAAGGTCACACCGACCGGGATCCCACCGCCACCCTCACGGGACCCAAAAAACCCGAGCGCCTGCCCAACGTCTTGACCGAAGAAGAAGTGCGTCGTCTACTGTCCCACACGCCCTCGCCCCTCCGCTTCGGCGACCGCCGCTTCCGGGCCATGCTGGAACTTCTCTACGCGACGGGGTTGCGCGTCAGTGAAATGGTTTCTTTAAAGCGGGATCAGGTGGATTTGGAAGTGGGGTATGTGCGGGCCTGGGGAAAGGGGGGAAAAGAGCGCGTCGTCCCAATGAACCGGAGGGCGATCGGCGCCCTCCAAGGCCTGCTGTCGGAGCGGCCGGTGGGTCCCGGAGGCTTTTTGTTCGCCCATCCTTCCGGACGGCCCCTGACGCGCGTGTCCTTTTGGCAACACCTTCGCCGGTGGGCGGCCGCCGCGGGGGTTCATCGGCCGCTCAGCCCCCACGTCTTGCGCCATTCCTTCGCCACCCACCTGCTGGCCAACGGGGCCGATCTTCGGTCCGTGCAGGAAATGCTGGGGCACGCCGACATTTCCACCACGCAAATTTACACCCACGTCGACCGCGAGGCCCTCAAACGGGCCCACCGCCAATTCCATCCGCGCCCGTAG
- a CDS encoding phosphatidylglycerophosphatase A gives MTESPRRSWGQWAVLSVATVGFLGWAPYHLVSHKKWKGGGLLGTLAGAALLWIAPVGGPRLWAFFAAVLVVSVVTSHWAEKWLSLDDPRIVIDEVAGVWTACLLLPRATVPFLMGVFFFRVFDVFKGPWGRAVSRLPGGWGVVADDLVAGIIAFFLTKGISAAIL, from the coding sequence GTGACCGAGAGCCCCCGCCGTTCCTGGGGCCAATGGGCCGTTTTGTCCGTGGCGACCGTGGGTTTTCTGGGGTGGGCCCCCTACCACCTGGTTTCCCACAAAAAATGGAAAGGCGGCGGTCTTCTGGGGACCCTCGCCGGCGCCGCCCTGCTTTGGATCGCCCCTGTCGGCGGCCCCCGTTTGTGGGCGTTTTTTGCGGCCGTTCTGGTGGTATCGGTCGTCACAAGCCATTGGGCGGAAAAGTGGCTCTCCCTGGACGACCCCCGCATCGTCATCGATGAAGTGGCCGGGGTCTGGACCGCCTGCCTTCTTTTGCCCCGGGCCACCGTTCCTTTTTTGATGGGCGTCTTTTTCTTTCGCGTCTTCGACGTTTTTAAAGGCCCCTGGGGCCGAGCGGTGTCGCGCCTTCCCGGCGGTTGGGGCGTGGTGGCCGACGACCTGGTGGCGGGCATCATCGCTTTTTTTCTGACCAAGGGAATTTCCGCCGCGATTCTTTAA